The Diorhabda carinulata isolate Delta chromosome 12, icDioCari1.1, whole genome shotgun sequence DNA window AATCTGTatcgaaatgaaaaatatgatcaaattaCAGACATTACCGTGtcatatacaaaaataattaatgttttttcacttctttcataataaaaaatatcttttactatttattgatactcttaatttaaaaaaacaatcaattatctcgtaaaaaatcaattcaagTTTATTCTGATGCGTGTGCACATGAAATCAGTGCACTGGTAGGTCGCTAAAGTAAAAATCTGTAAAAGTTTGATCAAATTACtaacatatacaaaaacaattaaagTTTCTACActtcttttagaatataaaatgaatattaaaagtATTGGGCGTCCGAAATAACGTTGTATCAATTAGGAATATATCTAAAGTAGTGATTATACACGTACTTCTAAAACAGAAACTGACTGGTTGTGTAGACGTTACAAATTTAGCCAGCTTCTTCACGAGCTACAAAAGGAAAAGCTATTGCGTTCGTGTCCCCTCGCCTCGTGTCGGTTTATTTGTGCGAAAATCAAAAGACTTGAGGGTCGAAGCGATGAATCAAACACCAACCAAAATagtttaactgtttttttttatatgatgagGCCAAGTACTCCTGGGATGAGTAAgttatcaattttcaataagaCCTTCATCTAATCTGCCGATTTGATACCACAGAAAGTATATGGAGCCCAATTTTTTTCACCTCATCTTTTCAACCTCCAAAGTATTGAACCACGCGCCACCGCATATTGAAGAATACGAAGAAATTAAAGAtacaaatgaatatattaatagtTTTCCTTTCAGACGATGATGATAACGAATTTGATATAGAATTAACAACTCTTTacattatttcaatcaaaataattgatctCATCGAAGAACTAAACAACTTCTTCAAATAATCGGTTCAAATACTTGatagaaattaaattatgatgaaagattttattcatttgaaaataaaaacaggtTAAATGGGAACCCTGAGTACTTTTTCGGATTCCGCGCtgaaaaataaaccaaaaacacTGAATATGTTCcatatttgtttatcaaattaCATTCAGatgatttgttgataaaatatttcccAATTTAAGGATCCGACAGTGCCGCCACACCTGGTAGTACTTTTCCTTCTAGCAATTCAAGACTCGCTCCACCTCCAGTCGATACATGAGATACCGATTCCTCGGTATTCCATTTAGCTGCACAAGTTGCAGTATCACCACCGCCGATTATAGTGATAGCACCTCTCTGAGTAGCTTGAACGACTTCGTCCATTATAGCTTTAGTTCCAAACGAAAATTTATCGAATTCAAACACCCCGGCTGGTCCGTTCCAAACTATAACTTTAGCGCGTCTAATCGGCTCTCGGAATTGTTCAATCGTATCGGCTCCGACATCCAATCCCATCCAACCGGGAGGAATACCTTGTTTCACGGTGGCACAACTCGAGTTGGCGTTCTCGTCAAACTTATCAGCAATTACGAAATCCACGGGTAGGTGGATTTGAACGTTTTTCTCTTTAGCTTTATCTAAAAGTTTCTGTACGATCTGAGCTCCGTCTTTATCGTATAAAGACCCGCCGATTTCCATACCTTGATTTTCTTTTAAGAACGTATAAGCCATACCGCCTCCAATTATCATTTCGTTCACTTTATCCAATAAATTTTCGATCAATTGTATCTTATCGGCAACTTTGGCGCCTCCTAATATAGCTAAGAATGGTCTTTCGGGGTTATCTAGGGCTTTAGCGAAATATTGGAGctcttttttcatcaaaaatccGGCAGCTCTTTTATCGAAACCTTCGCCCATCATAGAAGAGTGCGCTCTGTGTGCCGTACCGAAAGCGTCATTTACATAAACGTCTCCCAATTTACGGAGACTCTGTCGGAATTCTTTCACTTTTCCCGGATCTGCTTTAGCTTTATTACCGCTAGCATCAACACCTTTACCTTCTTCTTCTAAGTGATATCGTAggttttctaataaaataaccGAACCGGGAGCGGGATCGCTGCACGCTTGCTCAACTTCAGGACCGACGCAATCAGGTAAAAATATAACTGATTTACCTAATAATTTTTCGAGTTCTTCGACGACAGGTTTCATGGAATACTTCGGATTCGGTGTGCCGTCAGGCCTGCCTAAATGCGACATGAGGACTACACTTTTAGCTTTTTTATCCAGAGCATATTTAATGGTGTCCATTGCTGCTACTATTCtttgattatttgttattttaccATCTTTCAAAGGTACATTAAAATCAACTCTCATCAAAACTCTTTGGTTTGCCAGGTCTAGTGCGTCAACTGAAAGTTTATTCAATCCCGCcattttatatctattatatcatttattatttctctcgaacaatttcacaaataatttagtgattgaatattttgactattaaattgaa harbors:
- the LOC130899897 gene encoding probable phosphoglycerate kinase yields the protein MAGLNKLSVDALDLANQRVLMRVDFNVPLKDGKITNNQRIVAAMDTIKYALDKKAKSVVLMSHLGRPDGTPNPKYSMKPVVEELEKLLGKSVIFLPDCVGPEVEQACSDPAPGSVILLENLRYHLEEEGKGVDASGNKAKADPGKVKEFRQSLRKLGDVYVNDAFGTAHRAHSSMMGEGFDKRAAGFLMKKELQYFAKALDNPERPFLAILGGAKVADKIQLIENLLDKVNEMIIGGGMAYTFLKENQGMEIGGSLYDKDGAQIVQKLLDKAKEKNVQIHLPVDFVIADKFDENANSSCATVKQGIPPGWMGLDVGADTIEQFREPIRRAKVIVWNGPAGVFEFDKFSFGTKAIMDEVVQATQRGAITIIGGGDTATCAAKWNTEESVSHVSTGGGASLELLEGKVLPGVAALSDP